The DNA sequence GCGTTCTCCTCCGGCAAGGCCGCGGCCGCAGGCTTTTGTTCCTTTACCGGCTTTTCCAATGTGGGCAGCTGGTATTTACCAAAATCCAGAGGATGCCGGTCCTCTTTTTCCTCAGAAGGCTCCTCAAAGGCTTCCAATGCAGCCAAACCCTCCTCAGGGGTTTCCCCATCCGAAAGCATGGCCTCCGGAGCCATTGGGGCGACCTCCTCTAAAGGATTCTGCTGGGCGGCATCACCCAACAGCACCGGTGCCGCCATCCGCTTTTTGCGATTGATGCTCTGAAAAATCTCACTGCTTTCCTTTAAGCTCATGGGCAGTTACCTCTTTAACACATAGGCGGAAGCCTCCGCCCTCGGATTTTTTCACAACAACTGTGGAAAATATGCGAAAAGATCGAGGACAGGCCTCTGCCTTGATCTAAGGGGCATCCACCCCCCATATTCCCCCCGGACGATGCCGCCCCGGCACCAAAGATGGTATTTGTGCGCCGAAATCAATTCGACTTCGGAAGAATTACCAATAAAAATCACAATATCCTCAAGATAAAGTCAATTGCAGCTACAGTTTGAGATCAATGGCAGGCCTCTGCTTTGATCTTTTGGGCCGCCTTAATCAGGGCTGCGGTAATCTGTATTTCCTTTTCTTTGGAGAGTCTCTCTATAATCAGGCCTTCTTCCCCGGGTTCCGCCACATAATAAGCACAGGGCAGAGCGTTGAGAGCGGCCGCCATCACATTCTTTTTGCACCGCTCACAGCGGCAGCAGCGCAGCATTTCCATTACACGATCCAGCTTGCGCAAAAGCATATCCTCCATAAAATTGTGGAGGATGAGCTTCCCCTCTGCCTCGGCAACAGGCCCTTCCGGGGCAGATGACGCTGCGCCTGCACTTTCGCCTTTGGGAGCAGCCTGCGCAAAGGTTGGCATGATTTTCAGATACATCTGCTCTTTATCAAAATCTTTTTTTATACGCTTGGCCGACACTATATACCCTCCTCCAGCAATTCGGCCACAAAACTCATATAGTCCCGAGCCGCCTCACTGCTGCGCGCATATTCAAAGATGCTTGTCTGATTTGTCTGTGATTCAGGGATTGCAATGCTGTTTCGGATTTTGCAGCGATAAACCTTGGTTCCGATCTGCTCGGCCACCATAGTCGCTGTTTCGAGAATCCGTTT is a window from the Oscillospiraceae bacterium MB08-C2-2 genome containing:
- a CDS encoding late competence development ComFB family protein, whose product is MSAKRIKKDFDKEQMYLKIMPTFAQAAPKGESAGAASSAPEGPVAEAEGKLILHNFMEDMLLRKLDRVMEMLRCCRCERCKKNVMAAALNALPCAYYVAEPGEEGLIIERLSKEKEIQITAALIKAAQKIKAEACH